The Buchnera aphidicola (Chaitophorus sp. 3695) genomic sequence TAATTTCTAAAGAAGATTTAAATAAATATATTTTATAAAATTATTTTTATCAATTATAATTTGTATTTAAAAATTTTATTCTATTTTATAGAAAATTATAAAAAATTTTTAATAATATAGAAATTTAAATTTTAAATATTAATATGTAAATAAAACGATATATTAATATTTAAAAAATATAATTTACAGGATATATATATGACCTTATGGGTAAAAGCTAAAGTTCAAAAAATCAAATATTGGAAAAAAAATTTATTATATATATCTTTAAAAGCTCCAATAGATAAATTTATTGCTGGACAATTTTCTAAAATACGTATTGAAAATTCATATACGCATAAAAAAATTCAAAGAGCTTATTCATTTGTCAATCCTCCTCAATCAAATAAAATAGAGTTTTTTATAACATTAATTAAAAACGGAATAATGAGTAAAAAACTAGCCAGCTTAAAAATAAAACAAGAAATCTTAATCTCTAAAAAATCTTATGGTTTTTTTACTCTGAAAGAAATTAAACCATCAAAAATCTTATGGATGTTTTCTACTGGAACTGCAATTGGTCCATATCTTTCTATATTACAAGAAAAAAATGATACAAAAAAATTTAAAAAAATTATTTTAGTGCATTCAGTACGATATTTTTCTGATTTAAAATATTTAAAATTAATTCAAAATATAAAAAAAACATATCAAGGAAAATTAATAACAATCATTACAATTAGTAGAGAAAATAAACAACATTTTTATTATGGAAGAATTCAAAAACTATTATTAAATAATAAACTTGAAAAAGATATCTCTATAAATATGAATCCAAAAAACTCTAATATTATGTTATGTGGAAATCCTAATATGGTTGAAGATTTATTTAAAATTTTAGTTAAAGAAAAAAATATGACAAAAAATCTTCGAAAAAAACCTGGAAATATTACTAGAGAAAATTATTGGTAAATATATTTTTATATAATATTTTATTTTCTATATATTTAATATTTTTAAATTTTAATAAAAAATATTTTAAAAAATTGATGTAATTAATAAACTTCCTAAAAAATATTTTTAATATAAAAAATAAAACAGAGTGCAAAATATCATATTTTAAAATATGTACTCTGTTTTTTTTTAATAATTT encodes the following:
- a CDS encoding FAD-binding oxidoreductase — encoded protein: MTLWVKAKVQKIKYWKKNLLYISLKAPIDKFIAGQFSKIRIENSYTHKKIQRAYSFVNPPQSNKIEFFITLIKNGIMSKKLASLKIKQEILISKKSYGFFTLKEIKPSKILWMFSTGTAIGPYLSILQEKNDTKKFKKIILVHSVRYFSDLKYLKLIQNIKKTYQGKLITIITISRENKQHFYYGRIQKLLLNNKLEKDISINMNPKNSNIMLCGNPNMVEDLFKILVKEKNMTKNLRKKPGNITRENYW